The genomic window CTATCGGATAGGAAGCAGGGATGACCCCAAAGGCAAGGAGGGCACTGCACATCTCGTTGAGCATATGGTGTTTAAGGGAACAGAACGGCTTAATGCCAAAAGCATTAACATATTTGTCGAGTCTCATGGGGCCGAAATGAACGGTTTTACCGACAAAGAGATAACCTGTTTTTACTGCCGGTTTCCCAGAGAAGAGATTGAGCCCATGGTTGGGTTGATGCAGGAGATTTTAAAAGCGCCGGCTTTTGCCCAAGAGGAATTGGACAAGGAAAAGGGGGTGGTTAGTGAAGAGATTCGGACTAACGAAGAGGACCCAGAGACCTGTGCAGTCAACCTGTTGATGAAGGCGATATATGGTGAGGAAAGTTTAGGCAGGCCGGTGTTAGGAACGGTTAATTCTATTGCCCGGCTAAACAGGGATGACTTGCAGAGGTTTTATCAGGCGTTTTATGGCGCAAAGAGCGGGGTGGTTGCGGCAGCAGGTGACATTGAGCACCAGCGCCTCGTGGCGATGCTTGATAAGTTTGACCCCCCTGGAGCCCAAGCCTTAATTAGGGGAAAACTGCCACTGATGCCATTCAGAGCCCTTACGCAGGTAAGAAAGGATATTTCCCAGGTTTATGTGTGTCTTGCCTGGCCAACATTCCCCTACAAGGACCCGAGGCGATATGCCCTTTCTGTTCTCAACACCGCTCTTGGCGGTGGGGTTTCCTCAAGGCTTTTCCAGCGCTTGCGCGAGGAGGAGGGGCTGGTATATTCAATTGGCAGTTTTGTGGAAGGTTACGAGGATACCGGGGTTTTAGGAATTTACTTTGTGGCAGAAGCCCAGAAGTTTTTACGATGCATAACGGTTTTAAGGGAGGAGATAGCACTTTTGCGGCAGGAAAGGGTTAAAATGGAGGAGTTTGAACGGGCAAGGAGTATGACCAAGAGTGCGGTAGTTTTGGCAATGGAGAGTTCAACCAGCCGAATGTTGCGCCTAGCACGAAGCTATCTTCTCTTGGATAGAGTAACAGGCATTGA from candidate division WOR-3 bacterium includes these protein-coding regions:
- a CDS encoding pitrilysin family protein, which encodes MIAEHSEFQGIEATRVPGGLFVISERLPYLRSAALGFAYRIGSRDDPKGKEGTAHLVEHMVFKGTERLNAKSINIFVESHGAEMNGFTDKEITCFYCRFPREEIEPMVGLMQEILKAPAFAQEELDKEKGVVSEEIRTNEEDPETCAVNLLMKAIYGEESLGRPVLGTVNSIARLNRDDLQRFYQAFYGAKSGVVAAAGDIEHQRLVAMLDKFDPPGAQALIRGKLPLMPFRALTQVRKDISQVYVCLAWPTFPYKDPRRYALSVLNTALGGGVSSRLFQRLREEEGLVYSIGSFVEGYEDTGVLGIYFVAEAQKFLRCITVLREEIALLRQERVKMEEFERARSMTKSAVVLAMESSTSRMLRLARSYLLLDRVTGIDETVQAYNSLKVGDVIELIDLLLSEDRFYAGVVGPLTEEEVTKVIGVERSS